Proteins from a single region of Psilocybe cubensis strain MGC-MH-2018 chromosome 3, whole genome shotgun sequence:
- a CDS encoding Translation initiation factor eIF-2B subunit alpha, with protein sequence MPPFDIHAAFHRILADAQISAPLAAIFALTELIQNSDAGTMFELVKALNDGAEALTRQATNPISINAGCELFIAFVTLFPHDSANFTDLKKELIRQGQNYAAEALTYRKKIAELAFGFIKDGSVILTHSYSRVVMQTLLLAHKRKRISVFVTEARPRGLGIKTAEELTAAGVPSTVILDSAVAYVMDKVDFVLVGSEAVVESGGLVNAVGSNQIAIIARAANKPFYALAESYKFHRLFPLSQYDLPSHNSKILSFPRPLPVNLPSTINSLTKQPSSDSSTSDSSHPDPISPPRITQEQISENNPDVDYTRPDLISLVFSDVGSLTPEGVSQYLVGMFAG encoded by the exons ATGCCCCCCTTTGACATACATGCCGCCTTCCACCGCATCCTCGCCGACGCCCAG ATATCCGCTCCCCTCGCTGCCATCTTTGCTCTCACTGAGCTCATCCAAAACTCTGATG CCGGAACCATGTTCGAGCTCGTCAAGGCCCTCAACGACGGTGCAGAGGCCCTCACCCGCCAGGCTACAAATCCAATCAGCATAAACGCCGGTTGCGAGCTTTTCATCGCGTTTGTCACCCTCTTTCCCCATGATTCGGCC AATTTCACCGATCTTAAAAAAGAGCTCATCCGCCAGGGTCAGAACTATGCTGCAGAGGCTCTTACCTACCGCAAAAAAATCGCAGAGCTCGCTTTCGGTTTCATCAAGGACGGCTCGGTC ATTCTCACCCATTCTTACTCTCGGGTCGTCATGCAAACTCTCCTCTTGGCTCATAAACGAAAACGCATCTCAG TCTTCGTCACAGAAGCTCGTCCTCGAGGTCTGGG CATTAAGACTGCCGAAGAGCTCACAGCCGCGGGTGTACCGAGCACTGTTATACTGGATTCCGCAGTCGCATATGTCATGGACAAGGTAGACTTTGTCCTCGTTGGCTCGGAGGCTGTTGTCGAATCAGGTGGTCTTGTGAATGCCGTTGGCAGCAATCAAATCGCTATCATCGCTAGAGCAGCCAACAAACCCTTCTACGCCCTTGCTGAAAg CTACAAATTCCATCGCCTTTTTCCGCTATCACAATACGATCTACCTAGTCATAATTCAAAAATCCTTTCATTTCCCCGTCCTCTCCCAGTCAATCTCCCTTCTACAATAAACTCCTTAACTAAACAGCCCTCCTCCGACTCTTCCACCTCTGATAGCAGCCATCCGGATCCCATTTCTCCTCCAAGAATAACCCAGGAGCAAATTTCCGAAAACAATCCCGATGTGGACTATACTAG ACCTGATCTAATTTCTCTTGTGTTTTCGGATGTGGGAAGTTTAACGCCGGAGGGCGTTAGCCAATACCTCGTCGGCATGTTTGCAGGATGA
- a CDS encoding E3 ubiquitin-protein ligase RMND5A, producing MDGLLKELTKLEKLTTVNGKGISIIQSLDTLLQSLKEAREGFLKGTCSEEDLRRLAQLVEAKKKEVDDRQKDIYSVLSRLGKALDKKFTATLPTYSDLFASSASVMAIERTIALHLLRTGQFDVAETFLQESEIDISKDLRNQFVELHQILRHLRGHDIGPALRWAKKNQSFLRSRNSPLEFYLHRSQYIRLLLSTHPPDPIAAVQYARDNFRPFYNDHETEFRRLMACTAFLPLHVLQNSTYRDLADPTIHFDLEPLFAKEYCASLGMSRQVPLRVVGDIGGGGALARIEKGRKVMGDRKNDWNQMEELPIEIPLASDNRYHSIFACLVSKEQSTEANPPMMMTCGHVISKDSLQKLNKSGGRSKCPYCPVETMQGAAQRLYL from the exons ATGGATGGACTGTTGAAAGAACTGACCAAATTGGAGAAGTTGACGACAGTGAACGGCAAAGGAATTTCGATAATTCAATCCCTAGACACTCTACTTCAATCGCTCAAAGAAGCACGAGAAGGATTTCTGAAAGGAACATGCTCCGAAGAAGATTTGAGACGTCTAGCTCAGCTTGTCGaggcgaagaagaaagaggttgATGACAGACAGAAGGATATTTACTCAGTCTTATCTCGCCTCGGGAAAGCTTTGGACAAG AAATTCACGGCAACGCTGCCCACATATTCCGATTTGTTTGCCTCCTCGGCTTCTGTTATGGCCATTGAAAGAACGATTGCTTTACACCTTCTCAGAACTGGTCAGTTCGACGTCGCAGAGACCTTCCTCCAG GAATCTGAAATCGACATATCGAAAGACTTACGAAATCAGTTCGTCGAGCTGCACCAGATTCTTAGGCATCTTAGGGGCCATGATATAGGACCAGCTTTAAG ATGGGCCAAGAAAAATCAATCATTTCTTCGCTCTCGTAACTCTCCCTTGGAATTCTATTTGCATCGCTCGCAGTATATCAGACTTCTCTTATCAACTCACCCTCCAGATCCTATTGCAGCAGTCCAGTATGCACGGGATAACTTCCGCCCTTTCTACAATGACCACGAAACAGAATTTCGGCGCCTGATGGCATGCACCGCCTTTTTACCTTTGCATGTCCTTCAAAATTCGACGTATAGGGATCTTGCTGATCCTACAATTCACTTTGACCTCGAACCTTTGTTTGCCAAAGAATATTGTGCCAGCCTTGGTATGAGTCGACAAGTTCCGCTCAGAGTCGTAGGCGATATTGGTGGGGGAGGTGCATTGGCACGGATTGAGAAAGGTCGGAAGGTCATGGGTGATAGGAAGAACGACTGGAATCAAATGGAGGAATTGCCA ATTGAAATTCCCCTTGCTTCTGACAATCGCTATCATTCAATATTCGCTTGTCTGGTTTCAAAAGAGCAATCCACGGAAGCCAATCCGCCTATGATGATGACCTGTGGGCATGTAATTTCAAAGGACAGTCTGCAGAAACTAAACAAATCCGGAGG acgttcaaaaTGCCCTTACTGTCCAGTGGAAACTATGCAGGGAGCTGCCCAGCGCTTGTACCTCTGA
- a CDS encoding Cyclin pch1 yields MEDFHRQDVAASCIFLSTKTEECGRKLRDVARVYQAKVQNADIATIPTESKEVDQCQAAILLTEEVLLEALCFDFIVESPHAELLDLFETLESDLEVQEYAWSLAHDSYRTPLCILYPPRVIAFACYILSQRIIDGPNSPSLDARVSATAPSTSLPTPPSHKPPSPDASRAAIDYYNLSESELRSISEAIGILLEFYSVQDQVSYPYISSIIEIPPPVQRNPRPRLFVPPSQLNAINNQNDQQSQSISQDGLGRTPSSSHGGNTPLTLPSEDAQTPIPQNE; encoded by the exons ATGGAAGATTTCCATCGTCAG GACGTAGCTGCTTCATGTATATTCTTGTCGACCAAAACCGAGGAATGTGGTCGCAAACTCCGAGACGTTGCCAGAGTTTACCAGGCCAAGGTGCAAAATGCTGACATCGCAACAATTCCAACCGAAAGCAAG GAAGTTGATCAATGCCAGGCGGCGATCCTGCTGACTGAAGAAGTATTGCTTGAGGCTCTTTGCTTTGATTTTATTGTAGAAAGTCCCCACGCGGAGCTTTTGGATCTATTCGAGACCCTAGAGAGTGACTTGGAGGTACAGGAATATGCATGGAGCCTAGCACACGATTC TTATAGAACGCCCCTCTGCATTTTGTACCCTCCTAGAGTCATCGCCTTCGCATGCTACATACTTTCACAGAGAATTATAGACGGGCCTAATTCCCCTTCCCTCGATGCCCGAGTTTCTGCGACCGCTCCGTCCACTTCATTGCCAACTCCTCCGTCACACAAACCACCGTCTCCGGATGCGTCTAGGGCAGCTATCGACTATTACAATCTAAGCGAATCCGAACTTCGTTCAATTTCAG AAGCCATTGGGATCCTTCTTGAATTCTATTCTGTGCAAGATCAAGTGTCATACCCTTATATTTCTTCTATAATCGAA ATACCACCACCGGTTCAGCGGAACCCGCGACCCCGACTTTTTGTTCCACCGTCTCAACTAAACGCTATAAACAATCAAAATGACCAACAATCACAGTCAATCTCTCAAGACGGGTTGGGAAGGACGCCTAGCTCGTCGCATGGTGGTAATACTCCGTTGACGCTGCCCTCTGAGGACGCACAAACCCCAATACCACAAAATGAGTAA